One window of the Sulfitobacter alexandrii genome contains the following:
- a CDS encoding 3-isopropylmalate dehydratase large subunit, with translation MTGKTMVEKIMSRISGGAPVSAGDELKIRPDFVMAYDFPGYTDVIFKTVKEKFGLTELPAKERFVIFIDHMVPAVDPKEEEFHEMTRAWCREFDITCVEREGIGHHVAGETGYGVPGAFAVHYDGHISQLGALGCLAVNMPRQTLTEAFVREYIDFQVPQTIRLNLVGKVQPGVMPRDLFHGIVQKLGNKFARFAVLELGGEVIDQLSLDGRQALTSISMFTGALSAVINPDQAMLDHALPIARLQIEPVSSDPDCTYLATHTVDVSEIGVMVAQPPSPSRTTPLDEVSGLDVQVGYIGSCASGRIEDLRAAAKVLKGHKIAPGFSLHVVPTSRRIMTQAAQEGLLEIFSDCGAFVSSASCDFCYGRIATMREGQRAVSTGTLNVKGRMGSPDSEIFLVNAAVVARTAIDGRIPRSSDMVEEMQ, from the coding sequence ATGACCGGCAAGACCATGGTCGAAAAGATCATGTCACGCATCAGCGGCGGCGCCCCCGTCTCGGCGGGCGATGAGCTCAAGATCAGGCCCGACTTCGTGATGGCCTATGACTTCCCCGGCTATACCGACGTGATCTTCAAGACGGTGAAGGAAAAGTTCGGCTTGACCGAACTGCCGGCAAAGGAACGCTTCGTGATCTTCATCGACCACATGGTGCCCGCCGTCGATCCCAAGGAGGAAGAATTCCACGAGATGACCCGCGCATGGTGCCGTGAGTTCGACATCACCTGCGTCGAGCGCGAAGGCATCGGCCACCACGTGGCCGGAGAGACAGGCTATGGCGTGCCGGGTGCCTTCGCGGTGCACTACGACGGCCACATCTCGCAACTGGGCGCGCTGGGATGCCTCGCGGTGAACATGCCGCGTCAGACACTGACCGAAGCCTTCGTGCGCGAATACATCGATTTTCAGGTGCCCCAGACGATACGTCTCAACCTGGTGGGCAAGGTTCAGCCGGGGGTCATGCCCCGCGACCTGTTCCACGGGATCGTGCAGAAGCTCGGGAACAAGTTCGCCCGCTTCGCGGTGCTCGAACTGGGCGGCGAGGTGATCGACCAGCTGTCACTGGACGGGCGGCAGGCGCTGACCAGCATCTCGATGTTCACCGGGGCGCTCTCCGCGGTGATAAACCCCGACCAGGCGATGCTGGACCACGCGCTGCCCATTGCCCGGCTCCAGATCGAGCCCGTGTCGAGCGATCCGGATTGCACCTACCTCGCCACCCACACCGTCGACGTCAGCGAGATCGGCGTGATGGTGGCGCAGCCGCCCTCGCCCTCGCGCACCACGCCGCTGGACGAAGTGTCGGGGCTGGACGTGCAGGTCGGCTACATCGGCTCCTGCGCCTCGGGCCGGATCGAGGATCTGCGCGCGGCGGCCAAGGTGCTCAAGGGGCACAAGATCGCCCCCGGCTTTTCCCTGCACGTCGTGCCCACTTCACGGCGGATCATGACGCAGGCGGCACAGGAAGGGCTGCTCGAAATCTTCAGCGATTGCGGCGCCTTCGTCTCTTCCGCCTCCTGCGATTTCTGCTACGGGCGGATCGCCACGATGCGCGAGGGCCAGCGCGCCGTTTCCACGGGCACTCTGAACGTCAAGGGCCGGATGGGCAGCCCCGATTCCGAGATCTTCCTCGTGAACGCGGCCGTGGTCGCGCGCACCGCCATCGACGGCCGCATCCCCCGTTCTTCCGACATGGTGGAGGAGATGCAGTGA